DNA from Desulfovibrio sp.:
CGGCACCGTGGATCAGCACTTTGGCCAGGCAGACCAGTTCTTCATTTATGAAAGCGACGGGCGGCAAGCCAGCTTTGTGGAAACGCGCAGCGTGTCCCGCTACTGCAAGGGCATGGATGATTGCGGTGAAAAGACGGAGCGCATGGACGGCATCCTTGCCGCCGTGCAGGACTGCGAAGGTGTGGTTGCCCTACGCATCGGCGCGAGCCCTCTGGAAAAGCTGCAAAACAGGGGCATCAGCGTATTCACACGTTACGAGAAGGTAGACACAGCCGTTAATGAGGCAGCCAGGGCCCTTTGCGGTTGAGCTCATCCTTCTCGCGACGCGGCCCGAGGCTTGGCGGGCCGCGTCGCCCTCAGGGGCACTACCAGCCAAAGGCAGGCATGCCACATGCATACGTTTCAACTGCTGGACACCACGCTCAGCCTCTTCAGCACTGCCATGCGCCCTGGTTCATACCGCCGCAGGCCAAGGCTTTCACGCGAGGACCTTACCCACTGGGCCGTGAAATGGCTGGCCCTCCTGCAGGATATGGGCTTTTTTGTGGAAATTCCGCCCGACCTGCCGGAATCGCTCCATGCCGCCGCGTCCACTGCGGCCACCTCGGCCACCGCGACCGCCGCGACCACCGCGACCACCGCGCCCACCGTGAGAAAGGGCACATTCTATAGCAATCAGTACGAACCGCTGCCAGATGCGGAAGCTGGCAGCGAATACATAACAGACACTCCGGGCATGGACGCGGGCCTGACTTCAGACGGCCAGGCATCATGGCTGCGCCTGCGTGGCTGCGACCACGCCCTCCCCTACACGGAATGCGGCTTTTTCGACAGGCTCATGCCCCTGCGCGACGTGCTGGAATTCTGTCCCGGCGATCAGGCGGGCTGCGCCACCGCTCTGGCGGTTTTGTGGCTTTTGCGGGGCGGCAGGCGGGTGGTGGGCAGCATAGGCGGTTCAGCCCTGCACGGGCCATCCTCCGGCCCGGCACTGGAAGAAGTGGCCCTGTGTCTTGAAAATCATGAGGTGCAAACAAATTTGCGCAACCTGCACCTCCTGCCCGAGGCAGCGGCCCTGCTGCACAAGGCGGGCTTCACTGTCCCCTCCCACAAGCCTGTGCTGGGCAACCAGATATTCGCCGTGGAATCGGGCATTCACGTGGACGGCATTGCCAAAAATCCCGCTCTTTATGAAGCCTATGCGCCCGAGAGCGTCGGCCTTGAGCGCAGCATTGTGGTGGGCAAACACTCCGGCAGGGCCGCCCTGCGCCTCAAGGCCGCCCAATTGGGCATTGATCTGCCAGAAGCGCACGAAGGCCGTCTGCTGGCTGTTGTGCAAAAAATGGCCGTGCGCCAACAGCACAGCCTCAGCGACAGACAGTTCGCCATGCTCTGCGAATCCATCACCCTGCCCTCCGGCAGAAAACAGCGGGCCGCTGCGACAGGCGCAAAGGACGCGCCCATCACAACCACCGTGGCCACCGCGCCCATCACAACCTCCGTGACAGGCGCTACGGTCGCAGCCACTTCAACAGCCGCGACCGCTACAACAACCGCAACAGCCGCGACCGCCGCAAAAGGCGTAAAGGGCGCAACCGCCCAATCGGAGAAAAGGCATGGCTGACGTCATTCTTGTGGATACCACGCTGCGCGACGGAGAACAGGCCCCTGGATTCGCGTTTTCGCGCGGTCTCAAGGTGCGTCTGGCGGCCCTGCTGGACGCTGCGGGCGTGGGCCAGATCGAGGCGGGCATCCCGGCCATGGGGCCTGGCGAGAGAAAAACCCTGTGCAAGATTATGGACGTCTGTTTTCAGGCCCGCGTTTCAACCTGGAACCGGCTTTGCGAGGCTGACATCAAAAATTCCCTGTCCTGCGCGCCGCATGTCATCCACGTATGCTGCCCTCTTTCTGACCGGCAGATATTCTGCAAGCTCAGAAGCGACAGGGACAAGGTCATGACCGCCCTGCAGCGCTGCATTGAACTGGCCGCCTCTGGCGGAGCCGAGGTCAGCGTGGGTTTTGAGGACGTATCGCACGTCACGGGCCAACAGCTGGCGCAGGCGGCGACCGCAGCGGCGCAAGCCGGGGCCAGGCGCATACGCCTCAGCGATACGGTGGGCAGGTACACGCCCGATGCCGTGGCCAAGGCCGTACGCCTTGTGCTCCGGCAGGGCCTGGAGGCCGAGATACACGCCCACAATGACTTTGGCATGGCCGTGCCCAACTCGCTCATGGCCGCATACGCGGGAGCGCGCTATGTGGACACCACCCTGTGGGGCATTGGCGAAAGGGCGGGAAACTGCGGCATGGGAGCTTTTACGGCGGCTCTGGATCGCCTTGAACATCACAACTGTGCAGTCAGTGGTCAGGGCGCGGCCCGCCTTGAAAAAAAGGCCGCTCCCTTTATTCCGCGCGCTCTTCTGGAAGCGTGGAACGTGCCCGCCGCCCGCACGGCGCGGTGCGCGTTTACCGCTTCATGAAGCACACGCACTACCTGAAACCGGTTCCACCCAACGGAACCCTGCCAGTGAGGCTCATATGGAATGTACCTGCATTGCCCTTCTGGAAGACGAACAGGAATGCCTGACCACGACCAAGAAGTGTACACGCCTTGCTGTATGGCAACGGCCCCCCGCCGGACACGGCGGCGAAACCGGCCCGCCCCCCCCAGGGCATGGCGGCGAAATCGGCCTGCCTCCCGCAGGCGCGTGGCGGCGGCTGAAAATCATCCCCTTCACCCTTTCAGGTTGTTATGAACTGGTGGACATGCGCAATCGTTTGAGGACCATAGAACAGCTCCTGCCCCAGGGAGCCGTCATCGCCGGAACCTCCATTGCTGGCCTGGCCTACAGCGAACTGAACCAGATGGGCTTCTGCCTGTGTGAACTTGAACGCTTCAGCCCGGAAATTCTTGACGCCCTGGCGGCAGAAGTGGCGGCCTCCGCCGAGTCTTCCGCCCAGGTTCCGGCAGAGCCCGTGGCTGGCGACAGTCCCGGGGCATACACAATCAACCTTGTGGAGGTTCAGGCGGCACACCCTGAAGTTTCCTCCAAAAAAGCCCTGCGCCCCTTCCTGGCGTCAACGCCCTTTGTGGAGCTCGAGATCATCTGTTCCCACATGCCGCCCTGGCTGGAAGGGCATATAAAGGATCACAATCTGACCTGCTCCCGTTCGCGGACGCAGGATGGCCGCCTGCGCCTGCGCATTTCGCACGCCCTGTGCGACGACGCCCGCAACACCCCCATGGGAGACAGAACATGAGCATGCCCGCAACGCTTGAAACCGTGATGACGCCCTATGGCTGCATGCACAATGTACACGTTCTTTCCCGCTGGGATAACGGCGCTCCGCGCGCCTGTCGCTGCCTGGCGGCGGACATGGCCCCCACACCCCAGGGCTGGCTCACGCCCCTGTACGATGTCTCGGACATCCGCCGTGGCTGCGAAAGCAGCTTTACCCTCTACCCCAACGGCATGTGGCGCACCCTGGAACTGCAGAACCAGACGCCCGTGCCTACGCCCCTGGGCCTCTTGCCCGCCGAATGGCTGTCCTGGCATCCCGGCGGCTCGCTCAAGCGTATTCTGACCCGCAAGGGCAGGCTGAGCGGCTACTGGACGGAACAGGATGAAGCAGCGCTGGCCCCCAGCCTTGACCTGCTCCTGCCTCCCGGCCGTTTTACGGGCAAGGTGCAGGGACTGCGCTTTTACCCAGGCGGGCACTGCGCCAGCGTCACGCTCTGGCCGGGCGAGGTTTGGAATGTCCCCACCCCTGTGGGGCCGCTGCCCGTGCGGTATGGCTGCGCTTTTTACGAGGACGGTTCCGTGAGGAGCTGCGAACCGGCATGGCCGGTCAGCGTTCCCACGGCTCTGGGGGACATCCGCGCTTTTGACCCGGAGGCCCTGGGCGTTTGCGGCGACGTCAACTCGCTGGAATTCGCCCACCCCGCAACACGTGAAGCCCAAACCGACGCCCACGGGCCGTCTGTCACGGCCAATGCGCGCGAAGCGTTCGTGCCGGGACAGACAAGGGGCGAGGTCAGCCCGGTGCTGGCTCTCAGTACGGTCAACGTGGCGCTGCACTGCAATCATGACGGCCGCACACTGGTTGTACAGCCCAGGATGGAAACAGATCAGCTCACGGGCCTGGACACAATCATTGTGCCCCTGCGCCTCGGCTTTGGCCCGGACGGCCTGCTCGCCATTGATGATGGTCTTGAAGAATATGTGTTTGCAGTGGAGGAGGTGCGGGTACGGCCCCATATCAGTCTGCCGGATATGCGCGCACGGCCGTCAGGCGACCCTGCCGACGCCCGGCGGTAGCGCTGGGCCTCAGACGCCGAATCCGCGCATTCTACGCGGCCGCGCTGACGCGTAAAAATACAGGCGGGGCAGCCTGCCTGCGTCTGTTCGCGCGCTCTTGGCGCAACTTGAGACTTCTATTGTGGAGCGCCATGCAGCCCATGGGACTGTTCACGGGCAAACCGTTCCAGGGTCAGATATCAAGCCAGTCCTCTTCGCGCGCTTCGCCCTCGTACTGCCTGAGGTACGTGCGCAGACGCGACGATCCGTTACCTGCTATCTTGTTCCAGGTGAGACGGTTCGAAGACTTTTCACAATCCAGTTCATACACAAAGTTGACGCGCACAGCCAGGGAGTTTGCCTGCGTCTCCCGCAGATAGCCCAGCTTTTTGCCTAACAATACATAGGGCAAATTGTCGGACGAATCCGACTTGGCGATCATGTACAGCAGGATGTCCGGCTCGCCCGATATGCACTTGATTTCCGGCTCATCGGGAACCCACAGGCGTGCGCCGCCGGCTGAAATATTGACAATGGGCGTTCCGTCAACCGCCGTACCGCGGTGCTCTTGCAGCAAGTTTTTCAGGTCGCAGCCAAACTCCGGCGCGCGGGTCACATGCAGCACACCTGACATCCGGCAGTAGTGTTCGTTCCATTCTATTCTTATGTCGCGGCGCATGCGCCTGACAACGCACTTGCTGGCCAAAAGCAAACGCACCTGACTGACCTCGCCGCCCACGTTTCTGGTTACGCCAAGTACCCGGCCCTCGCCCTTGTATCCCAGCCTTTCCAGGCCATTTTCCGGGTCCCTTCTGTCCAGATAGAAAAAGAAATCACACCCATACTGGTAAATCTTGCAACGCCGGGGCAGTACCTCCGCCTGCAGTACCGCAAGCGTTGCCTCTCTGCCGGAAACATTGCGCAGGCGGCCGCAAAGGAGCACGTCACTATGCTTGCCTTTCCAGGGGATACAGCAGACCACCTTGACAAAAGCCCTGTGTCTCTGGGCTGTTGCAAAGGCTTCATGATTGTCCGAGTTCCAGATGCAGCAGATATCATCGATCGCTAAGCGCATGGCTGCCCGAGCCTTTTGTTTATGCTTTGCATAGCCACCAGAATACCATTCTACACGTCATTACACGCGGTAGTTGTTTCGAAATATACGCATCGTGGCCCATGCCATGACGCATGCGTACCGCCAGGAGCTGGTCACAGCATTTCCTTCTTTGATTGAACATCCTGCAACGTTGAGAACACCATTTCGCAGTGCGCAAGCATCAGGCTGACAGGGCCATGCTCATGCGAAGCGGATATGCTGC
Protein-coding regions in this window:
- a CDS encoding Fe-only nitrogenase accessory AnfO family protein; this encodes MECTCIALLEDEQECLTTTKKCTRLAVWQRPPAGHGGETGPPPPGHGGEIGLPPAGAWRRLKIIPFTLSGCYELVDMRNRLRTIEQLLPQGAVIAGTSIAGLAYSELNQMGFCLCELERFSPEILDALAAEVAASAESSAQVPAEPVAGDSPGAYTINLVEVQAAHPEVSSKKALRPFLASTPFVELEIICSHMPPWLEGHIKDHNLTCSRSRTQDGRLRLRISHALCDDARNTPMGDRT